Proteins found in one Cricetulus griseus strain 17A/GY chromosome X, alternate assembly CriGri-PICRH-1.0, whole genome shotgun sequence genomic segment:
- the Tlr8 gene encoding toll-like receptor 8, which translates to MSLQSWILTYFCLLTSGTSEFFKVNYSRSYPCDEKRKNDLVLAECNDRRLQEVPPTIGKYVTEIDLSHNSIMHVTNESFRELQNLTKINLNHNANQQHPNENKNGMNITNGAFLDLTNLKVLLLEDNQLYSMPAGLPESLTELSLIQNNIVMVTKNNTLGLSNLERLYLGWNCYFYCNQNFSVEDGAFEALTHLKVLSLSFNRLVHVPSKLPNSLTKLFLSNAKIMNITEDDFKGLEHLTLLDLSGNCPRCFNAPFNCTPCHGNRSIHIHPLAFQSLTQLLYLNLSSTSLTWIPSTWFNNLTNLKELHLEFNYLLQEIASGEFLTKLPNLQILDLSFNFQHTKYLQSITISPNFSMLHSLKKLHLKGYVFRELKQEHFKPLQSLPNLTTINLGINFIRKIDFKVFQDFPNLKVIYLSENRISPREDSTDGSSLPYHIRKRRSMTPEFDPHSNFYHSTKPLIRPQCTTYGKALDLSLNNIFVIGKNQFEGFQDIACLNLSFNANSQVLNGTEFSAMPHIKYLDLSNNRLDFDDNKAFNELHNLEVLDLSHNAHYFSIAGVTHRLGFIQNLISLKVLNLSYNGIYTLTDDKELKSMSLKELVFSGNRLDLLWNADDKSYWTIFRSLWNLTRLDLSYNNLQQIPNEAFLSLPQSLRELHINSNRLRFFNWTSLQHFPRLYLLDLRKNELYFLTNCLSKFTKSLKILLLSHNKFAHLPSGFLSEASSLVHLDLSFNVIRMINKSSLQTKTKTNLSVLELSGNHFDCTCDISDFRSWIDENVHITIPRLVDAICTSPGDQKGQSIMHLELMTCLSDTIAAILFSLTFLITSTVMLSALVHHLFYWDVWFIYHMCSAKLRGYRSLDTSRTFYDAYISYDTKDVSVTDWVINDLRYHLEESEDKNVLLCLEERDWDPGLAIIDNLMQSINQSKKTIFVLTKKYAKSWNFKTAFYLALQRLMDENMDVIIFILLEPVLQYSQYLRLRRRICKSSILQWPDNPKAEHLFWQSLKNVVLTENDSRYNNLYIDSIRQY; encoded by the coding sequence ATGTCCCTTCAGTCGTGGATTCTGACCTACTTTTGCCTGCTCACCTCTGGAACCAGTGAGTTCTTCAAAGTAAATTATTCCCGAAGCTATCCctgtgatgagaaaaggaaaaatgacctTGTGCTTGCAGAATGCAATGATCGTCGACTACAAGAAGTTCCCCCAACTATAGGCAAATATGTGACAGAAATAGACCTGTCTCACAATTCCATCATGCATGTAACAAACGAGTCCTTTCGAGAGCTGCAAAACCTCACTAAAATAAATCTGAACCACAATGCCAATCAACAGCacccaaatgaaaataaaaatggtatgAATATTACAAATGGGGCATTCCTTGACCTAACAAATCTAAAGGTGTTACTGCTTGAAGACAACCAGTTATACTCCATGCCTGCTGGCTTGCCTGAGTCTTTGACAGAACTCAGCCTAATTCAAAACAATATAGTTATGGTAACTAAAAACAACACTTTGGGGCTTAGCAACTTAGAAAGACTCTATTTGGGCTGGAACTGCTATTTTTATTGTAATCAAAACTTTAGCGTGGAAGACGGAGCCTTTGAAGCCCTTACACACTTGAAGGTGCTCTCATTATCTTTCAACAGGCTTGTCCACGTGCCTTCCAAACTACCAAACTCCCTAACAAAACTTTTTCTGAGCAATGCCAAGATCATGAATATCACTGAGGATGACTTCAAGGGACTGGAGCATTTAACATTACTAGATTTGAGTGGAAACTGTCCAAGGTGTTTCAATGCCCCCTTTAATTGCACACCTTGCCACGGAAACCGTTCCATCCACATACATCCTCTTGCTTTTCAAAGTCTCACCCAACTTCTCTATCTAAACCTCTCCAGCACTTCCCTCACGTGGATTCCATCCACCTGGTTCAATAATCTGACAAATCTGAAGGAACTCCATCTTGAATTCAACTATTTACTGCAGGAAATTGCCTCAGGAGAATTTTTAACAAAACTACCCAATTTACAAATCCTTGATCTATCTTTCAActttcaacatacaaaatatttACAATCGATTACTATTTCCCCAAACTTCTCTATGCTTCATTCTCTCAAGAAATTGCACTTAAAGGGCTATGTATTCCGAGAGCTTAAACAGGAACATTTCAAACCCCTCCAGAGTCTTCCAAACTTAACGACTATCAACTTGGGCATTAACTTTATCAGGAAAATTGATTTTAAAGTTTTCCAAGATTTTCCCAACCTGAAAGTTATTTATTTGTCAGAAAACCGTATATCACCCAGAGAAGACAGTACAGATGGCTCCTCTTTGCCATATCATATCCGTAAACGTCGCTCAATGACCCCGGAGTTTGATCCACACTCGAATTTTTATCATAGCACAAAACCTTTAATAAGGCCACAGTGTACTACTTATGGCAAAGCCTTGGATTTAAGTTTgaacaatatttttgttattggGAAAAATCAATTTGAAGGTTTTCAGGACATTGCCTGCTTAAATCTGTCCTTCAATGCCAACAGTCAAGTGTTGAATGGCACAGAATTCTCAGCCATGCCCCACATCAAATATTTGGATTTATCCAACAACAGACTAGACTTTGATGATAACAAGGCTTTCAATGAACTTCACAACCTAGAAGTGCTTGACCTGAGCCACAACGCACACTATTTCAGTATAGCAGGGGTAACACACCGTCTAGGATTTATCCAGAACTTAATAAGTCTCAAGGTGTTAAACCTGAGCTACAATGGCATTTACACTCTCACAGATGACAAAGAGCTGAAAAGCATGTCCCTGAAAGAATTGGTTTTCAGTGGAAACCGCCTTGACCTTTTGTGGAATGCGGATGATAAGAGCTACTGGACCATTTTTAGAAGTCTCTGGAATCTGACACGCCTGGACTTATCTTACAATAACCTTCAGCAAATCCCAAACGAAGCATTCCTCAGCTTGCCCCAGAGCCTCAGAGAGTTACATATCAATAGTAACAGGTTGCGTTTCTTTAATTGGACATCCCTCCAGCATTTTCCTCGGCTCTATTTGCTGGACTTACGGAAAAACGAGCTGTATTTTCTAACCAATTGCCTATCTAAGTTTACGAAGTCCCTGAAGATACTGCTGCTGAGCCACAATAAGTTTGCTCACCTGCCCTCTGGCTTCCTCTCTGAAGCCAGTAGTCTAGTGCACCTGGATCTAAGTTTCAATGTGATAAGGATGATCAATAAGTCCTCCCTGCaaaccaagacaaaaacaaacttgtctgttctggaactaagTGGGAACCATTTTGACTGCACGTGCGACATAAGTGATTTTCGAAGCTGGATAGATGAAAATGTGCATATTACAATTCCTAGGTTGGTAGATGCTATTTGTAccagtcctggggatcaaaaAGGGCAGAGTATCATGCATCTAGAGCTCATGACTTGTCTTTCAGATACCATTGCAGCCATTCTGTTTTCCCTCACATTCCTTATCACATCCACAGTTATGTTGTCTGCCCTGGTTCACCATCTGTTTTACTGGGATGTTTGGTTCATCTATCACATGTGTTCAGCTAAGTTAAGAGGCTACAGGTCTTTGGACACATCCCGAACTTTCTATGATGCTTACATTTCTTATGACACCAAAGATGTATCTGTTACAGACTGGGTAATAAATGATCTGCGTTACCACCTTGAAGAAAGTGAAGACAAAAATGTCCTCCTTTGCTTAGAGGAGAGGGATTGGGATCCGGGGTTAGCTATTATTGATAACCTCATGCAGAGCATAAACCAGAGCAAGAAAACGATCTTTGTTTTAACCAAAAAATACGCCAAGAGCTGGAACTTTAAAACAGCTTTTTACTTGGCCTTGCAGAGGCTGATGGATGAGAACATGGATGTGATTATCTTCATTCTCCTGGAGCCCGTGTTACAGTACTCACAGTACCTGAGGCTGCGACGGCGAATCTGTAAGAGCTCCATTCTCCAGTGGCCTGACAACCCCAAAGCAGAACACTTATTTTGGCAAAGTCTGAAAAACGTGGTCTTGACTGAAAATGATTCACGGTATAACAATTTGTACATTGATTCCATTAGGCAATACTAA